The sequence below is a genomic window from Thermodesulfobacteriota bacterium.
TCTGATCCGACATGCTCAATGCCTCGCGCTGGTCATGGGTGACAAAGATGGTGGTGACACCGAGCATTTGCTGAATGTTGTCTACCTCCCGCCGCATCTCTTCTCTCAGGTTCTCGTCCAGCGCGGACAGAGGCTCGTCCATCAGCAACACATCCGGCTCAATAACAATGGCTCGGGCCATAGCGATGCGCTGCTGCTGGCCTCCGGAAAGCTGGTTCGGCATTCGATTTTCAACCCCTGGCAGACGAACCATCTCCAATGCCCGTGTCACCTTTTTTTTGATCTCCTCTTTGGGTACATCTCTGTATTTCAAACCAAAGGCCACGTTTTCAAAGATGGTCTTGTGGGGGAACAAGGCATAGTTTTGAAAAATCATTCCCAGGTTTCGCTTGTGGATCGGTATTTCGTTGATCCGGACCCCCTTGATGAAAATATCACCCTCGGTGGGCTCCTCCAACCCGGCCACCATGCGCAGCAATGTGGTCTTTCCGCATCCGGAAGGACCCAGCAGCGTCACCAGACTCCCTTCTTCGATGTTAAAATCCATTTTTTCAACGGCAACCACTTTGCCGAACCGTTTCAAAATGCCTTTAAACTGTACCATGGGCTGTTTCTTGTCCGTCGTCAAAATATACAGTCTCCCTTCGTTGTTCTAGTGCCGAGGTCGGACATCTTCCACTTAAGAGAGTCCGACCCCGGCAATCATATGGCCTATACCAACACCCATCTATCGAATGTCGATCTAACTGCCTGACTTGATTCGATCCCATTTTTCGGTGAATTCCAACTGGTTGGCATTCCAGTAAGACGGATTGGCAAACAGATAACCGTCCAGTTTTCCGGTGGGATCGAAGGCCGGCATCTTCTTGATCTTTTCGGTCAATTTAACCTTGGTTGGATCCAGGCTGGGCGGATAATTCTGTCCTTCCGCCACAGCGATGGCCGCACTTGGTTCCAGCATGAAATTGAGCAGCTTATGGGCGATCTTAAGATCGGTTCCTTTGAGGACAAACAGATATTCCATCCAGGAGTAGGTCTCCTTGGGAGAGAGGTAACCGATGGGATGACCTTCCTGCTGAAGTGCGGCCACCCGTCCGGACCAGGCCACCGTCGCATAGATCTCTCCGTTGGCCAACAGGCTCATCAACTCGGCACCGGAGCTCCAATATTTCTTCATCAGGCCGCGCTGCTCACGTAAAGCCGCCCATATGGCCTTGAGATTGGTCATATTGTTGGGGCTTTGGCCGGTATGCAACGCGGCGTACCACATATTGGTCCTGAAGTCACCGCCCCAACTGCCCAGTTTGCCTTTCAAGCTTTTGTCCCACAGCAGGGAAGCACCCAGTTTTTCAGCCTTTTTTTTGCTGATATGTTTGGTATTGTAAGCGATTCCGGTTTGTCCCAAATCATACGGCACAGCCGACAGGGTTCCTTTGGTGATTTTCCGCAGGGGTTTAATCATGGCGGCCATGACATTTTTCAGGTTGGGAATTTTGGATTCATCCAGCACCGAGGCAAAACCCAACTCTGCATAACGCGCATAGTCGAAAACGGCGCTGAGATGGGCGATATTAAACTCCCCACCCGGTGGGTAGGACGCTTTAACTCGCGTCAGGTAGGAGTTCATGTCACCGAATTCACCATCGATAACCTTGATGCCCGTGGCTTTGGTAAAAGGCTTGAAGGCGTATTTTCGAAAGGCTTCAGAGGTAGAGCCGCCCCATCCGTCAAAGCGGATGGACTTGGCCGCCCATGCCTCTTTTACGGCGTTTCCAAAGGGCAATCCCACCAGCCCGATCGATGCACCGGCAAGCCCGAGATATTTGAGAAAGTGACGCCGGCTGATTTTGCCGTTTTTATACGCATCGTATACCCTATCCAGTTTTTCTATGGTAATGTTGCCCATTGTGCCTCCTTTCAGTAGATGGTTGTCAGTTTATGTTTTTACTTTGGAAAACTTCCGGGATAGATATCCTGCCAGCAGCGGGGTGGCGACGGTCAGCACGATCATCACCGCACCCAACGCATTGATTTCCGGGCTGATGGAATTTCTCAACATGCTAAAAATCTTCACTGGAACCGTTTGATTCTGTGCCGTTGCCCAAAACAGGGTCGCCGTAATATCATCAAACGAAATGGTAAAGGAAAAAAGAGCACCGGCCAGTATGGCCGGTAGTAATAACGGAAAAGTAATCTCCTTAAAAGTTTGAAATGCATTGGCACCCAGTGATTTTGCCGCTTCCTCATATTCTTTTTTAATGCCCACCAAGCGGGCCTGAACAATCAGCAGTACATAGGGTAGGGTCAGCACCACGTGTCCGATAACCAGCAGGGCAAAACTCTTGGGCTGCTGGAGCCATCGTAAAAACAGCAGCAATGCGACGCCTAAAACCACTTCCGGAATCATGATCGGCGATAACAGCAGCGTGTTGAGGGTGTTTTTGCCGGGAAACTCAAAACGAATAAATGCCATAGCGGCAAGAATCCCGATGCCGGTAGATATCACTGCAGTCAGCGAACCCAGGACAATAGAGTTGGTAAAGGCGTCAATGATCGATTCATTTTGAGCCAGCCTGATAAACCAACGGAAACTCACCCCTTCCATGGGGAAAATGCCGAACTGTTTGGGATTGAACGCCAATACCATAACCACGACGATGGGGGCGAACATGAATACGTACACGAGGAACGTGTAAACTCTGATTAATGTCCATCCCAGTGAGAATTGTTTCATGGTCTAATTTCCCTGAAGACTTTTAAAAATCTGGTTGATTCCCAAATATCGGTTGTAGGTCCATACGATCACAAACAATAGAGAAAGCAGGATGACACTGATGGCCGAGCCGAACGGCCAGTCCAGTGTACCGATAATTCGTTTGAAAACGAGATTGGCGATCATTTCGTTACCGGGACCGCCCAGTATCATGGGTGGCAAATAAGTGCCCGCCGTCAAAACAAAAACCAGCAAGCAGCCGGCGCTGAGACCTGGAAGGCTCAAGGGCAGCGTCACCTCACGAAACGCCTGCCATTCGGTGCAGCCCATGCAGCGTGCGGCTTCTAGCAAACTCTTATCGATGCCCTCTAAACTGACATATATGTTAAGGATCATGAATGGTAGGAGATACATGATCAAACCCATAAGCACGGTGAATTCATTGTAAAGCATGGATATGGGGGATTGAATCAGTCCGATTTTCAACAGGAAGTGGTTAATCAGGCCCGAATCACCCATGATGTTGATCCAGCTCATGGTGCGGATGATAAAGCTGACCCAAAACGGCAGCATGATGAGCAAAAGGAAGACCTGTTTATAGCGATTTTCGCTGCGGTAAAAAAAATAGGCGGGAATATACCCCATGACCACGC
It includes:
- a CDS encoding ABC transporter ATP-binding protein produces the protein MVQFKGILKRFGKVVAVEKMDFNIEEGSLVTLLGPSGCGKTTLLRMVAGLEEPTEGDIFIKGVRINEIPIHKRNLGMIFQNYALFPHKTIFENVAFGLKYRDVPKEEIKKKVTRALEMVRLPGVENRMPNQLSGGQQQRIAMARAIVIEPDVLLMDEPLSALDENLREEMRREVDNIQQMLGVTTIFVTHDQREALSMSDQILVMKDGRKQQEGSPKSVYNEPANHFVADFLGHSNFIQGQVVDVDPHRIDVQIETGDVLFAENKGGFSKGDQVEMIVRAQRFDAFPQDEFEPEEGMNHFQGRIKDRSYMGGEVSYFIELGTDREIHVISMMRTRIYNIGEDVSVQVSPQHCHLIPIQ
- a CDS encoding extracellular solute-binding protein produces the protein MGNITIEKLDRVYDAYKNGKISRRHFLKYLGLAGASIGLVGLPFGNAVKEAWAAKSIRFDGWGGSTSEAFRKYAFKPFTKATGIKVIDGEFGDMNSYLTRVKASYPPGGEFNIAHLSAVFDYARYAELGFASVLDESKIPNLKNVMAAMIKPLRKITKGTLSAVPYDLGQTGIAYNTKHISKKKAEKLGASLLWDKSLKGKLGSWGGDFRTNMWYAALHTGQSPNNMTNLKAIWAALREQRGLMKKYWSSGAELMSLLANGEIYATVAWSGRVAALQQEGHPIGYLSPKETYSWMEYLFVLKGTDLKIAHKLLNFMLEPSAAIAVAEGQNYPPSLDPTKVKLTEKIKKMPAFDPTGKLDGYLFANPSYWNANQLEFTEKWDRIKSGS
- a CDS encoding ABC transporter permease, with product MKQFSLGWTLIRVYTFLVYVFMFAPIVVVMVLAFNPKQFGIFPMEGVSFRWFIRLAQNESIIDAFTNSIVLGSLTAVISTGIGILAAMAFIRFEFPGKNTLNTLLLSPIMIPEVVLGVALLLFLRWLQQPKSFALLVIGHVVLTLPYVLLIVQARLVGIKKEYEEAAKSLGANAFQTFKEITFPLLLPAILAGALFSFTISFDDITATLFWATAQNQTVPVKIFSMLRNSISPEINALGAVMIVLTVATPLLAGYLSRKFSKVKT
- a CDS encoding ABC transporter permease, with translation MKPEKWKPWALLAPSLSAVFFLLVIPVCFVVVYSFWLRAPSGADIPAFQFGNYAKFFEDFFYPIILLRTIRISFETVLLCVVMGYIPAYFFYRSENRYKQVFLLLIMLPFWVSFIIRTMSWINIMGDSGLINHFLLKIGLIQSPISMLYNEFTVLMGLIMYLLPFMILNIYVSLEGIDKSLLEAARCMGCTEWQAFREVTLPLSLPGLSAGCLLVFVLTAGTYLPPMILGGPGNEMIANLVFKRIIGTLDWPFGSAISVILLSLLFVIVWTYNRYLGINQIFKSLQGN